One Panicum virgatum strain AP13 chromosome 9K, P.virgatum_v5, whole genome shotgun sequence genomic region harbors:
- the LOC120649133 gene encoding probable ion channel CASTOR isoform X2 yields MPLDPDPSSPPPPAHHRDWFFPPAPPFLPSSRARTPRTPFPSTYRSSKPCSVYSFADRRPLPTPRSRSRSPHPPPEQQQQQQTPPPPSAPRRRDPRYAGVRRDDARTAASVKAAPPTAAPVHGRKPAASAITPRWSGMLSAAVILLCLASLLRRNFSLHDQVYHLQEQLAVATAKLQSCIVGSSLDMSDIDFLYQDDNITMPNRSLKNFSLLISLSVLYAPLVILKYIDLVSKIRSSRDSEEVPINKRFAYRVDIFLSLHPYAKPLVLLVATLLLIALGGLALYGVTDDSLTDCLWLSWTFVADSGNHANAVGFGPKLVSVSISIGGMLVFAMMLGLVTDSISEKFDSLRKGRSEVIEQSHTLILGWSDKLGSLLNQIAIANESLGGGTIVVMAERDKEEMEADIAKMEFDLKGTAVICRSGSPLILADLKKVSVSKARAIVVLAEEGNADQSDARALRTVLSLTGVKEGLRGHIVVELSDLDNEVLVKLVGGDLVETVVAHDVIGRLMIQCARQPGLAQIWEDILGFENCEFYIKRWPKLDGMRFEDVLISFPDAIPCGIKVASHGGKIILNPDDCYVLQEGDEVIVIAEDDDTYAPAPLPKVKEAVYIDIVHSERKPQKILLCGWRRDIDDMIAVLDAFLAPGSELWMFNEVPEVDRERKLIDGGLDFSRLDNITLVHREGNAVIRRHLESLPLESFDSILILADESVEDSAIQADSRSLATLLLIRDIQAKRLPYREAMVSHVPGGAFSEGSWIGEMQQASDKSVIISEILDPRTKNLLSMSKISDYVLSNELVSMALAMVAEDRQINDVLEELFAEQGNEMQIRPSDLYLRDEEELNFFEIVLRARQRKEIVIGYRLEGAERAIINPTDKVSRRRWSPKDVFVVISEKE; encoded by the exons ATGCCCCTGGACCCCGacccctcgtcgccgccgccgccggcgcaccaCCGCGACTGGTTCTtccccccggcgccgccgttcCTCCCCTCCTCCAGAGCCCGAACCCCCAGGACTCCCTTCCCCTCCACCTACCGCTCCTCCAAGCCCTGCTCCGTCTATTCCTTCGCCGACCGCCGGCCGCTTCCTACACCACGCTCCCGCTCGCGCTCCCCGCACCCAccgccggagcagcagcagcagcagcagacgccgccgcctccgtccgcgccgcgccgccgcgaccccCGGTACGCCGGCGTTCGCCGCGATGATGCCCGTACGGCTGCCTCAGTGAAAGCCGCGCCCCCGACGGCCGCGCCGGTGCACGGGAGGAAGCCGGCAGCATCGGCGATCACCCCGCGATGGTCGGGGATGCTCTCAGCGGCG GTTATTTTACTGTGCTTAGCCTCCCTTCTCCGTAGGAACTTCTCATTACACGATCAGGTTTACCATCTGCAG GAACAGCTCGCGGTAGCTACAGCAAAACTTCAGTCATGTATTGTAGGCTCCTCATTGGATATGAGCGACATTGATTTTCTGTATCAGGATGACAATATTACCATGCCAAACAGAAGTCTTAAGAACTTTTCCCTGCTTATCTCCCTTTCTGTACTATATGCGCCACTGGTAATTCTCAAGTACATAGACCTCGTGTCAAAGATAAGGAGTTCACGTGACTCCGAAGAAGTTCCCATAAACAAGCGGTTCGCATACAGAGTTGATATATTTTTATCACTTCACCCGTATGCTAAACCGTTGGTTCTACTTGTTGCTACATTGTTACTAATTGCTCTTGGCGGGCTGGCTCTGTATGGTGTGACTGATGATAGCTTAACTGATTGTCTTTGGCTGTCCTGGACCTTCGTTGCTGACTCGGGGAACCATGCCAACGCTGTGGGTTTTGGACCTAAGCTGGTTTCAGTTTCAATTAGTATTGGTGGGATGTTGGTTTTTGCCATGATGCTTGGTCTTGTCACCGATTCAATCTCTGAGAAGTTTGATTCTTTGAGGAAAGGAAGAAGTGAAGTCATAGAGCAGAGCCACACTCTGATTCTTGGATGGAGCGACAAGTTG GGATCTTTGCTGAATCAAATAGCTATTGCTAATGAAAGCTTGGGAGGTGGGACCATTGTAGTGATGGCAGAGAGAGACAAAGAGGAAATGGAAGCAGACATTGCTAAAATGGAGTTTGACTTGAAAGGAACAGCTGTAATATGTAGAAGTGGAAGCCCTCTGATTCTCGCTGACTTGAAAAAG GTCTCAGTTTCAAAGGCGCGGGCAATTGTGGTTCTAGCCGAAGAAGGAAATGCTGACCAG AGTGATGCACGGGCATTGCGAACAGTCTTGAGTTTAACTGGGGTTAAAGAGGGACTAAGAGGTCACATAGTAGTTGAGCTTAGTGACCTTGACAATGAAGTTCTAGTCAAGCTTGTTGGTGGAGATCTCGTGGAAACTGTTGTTGCACATGATGTGATCGGTCGATTGATGATACAGTGTGCGCGCCAGCCAGGCCTTGCTCAG ATATGGGAAGATATTCTTGGCTTCGAGAACTGTGAATTCTACATTAAGAGATGGCCTAAGTTGGATGGAATGCGATTTGAAGATGTGCTGATTAGCTTTCCTGATGCTATTCCATGTGGCATAAAAGTGGCATCTCATGGGGGCAAGATTATTTTGAATCCTGATGATTGTTATGTTTTGCAAGAGGGTGATGAGGTGATAGTAATTGCAGAAGATGATGACACATATGCCCCAGCACCGTTGCCCAAG GTTAAAGAGGCTGTTTACATAGACATTGTTCACTCTGAAAGAAAGCCTCAGAAGATTCTTCTTTGTGGATGGCGACGGGATATAGATGATATGATTGCG GTACTTGATGCTTTCCTTGCGCCAGGATCAGAGTTGTGGATGTTTAACGAAGTCCCTGAGGTTGACAGGGAAAGAAAGCTAATTGATGGAGGTCTGGACTTCAGTCGTCTAGATAATATTACTTTGGTGCATCGTGAAGGAAATGCTGTCATTCGCCGTCACCTGGAGAGCCTCCCTTTAGAATCATTTGATTCT ATCCTGATTTTGGCAGATGAATCTGTAGAAGATTCAGCAATCCAAGCTGACTCAAGGTCACTTGCAACATTACTGCTGATCAGAGATATTCAG GCAAAGCGGCTTCCATACAGGGAAGCGATGGTTTCACATGTTCCCGGAGGGGCCTTCTCTGAAGGTTCTTGGATTGGGGAAATGCAACAAGCATCTGACAAATCTGTTATAATCAGTGAGATTTTGGATCCTAGGACAAAAAATTTGTTGTCAATGTCTAAAATCAGTGACTATGTTCTTTCAAATGAACTCGTTAGCATGGCGTTGGCAATGGTTGCAGAAGATCGGCAGATAAATGATGTCTTGGAGGAGCTCTTTGCCGAACAG GGAAATGAAATGCAAATACGACCATCCGATCTGTACCTTAGAGATGAAGAGGAGTTAAATTTCTTTGAGATCGTTTTACGTGCTAGACAGAGGAAAGAGATTGTCATTGGGTACCGTCTTGAAGGAGCTGAGCGTGCCATAATCAATCCAACAGACAAAGTTTCAAGGCGAAGGTGGTCGCCCAAGGATGTTTTTGTTGTTATATCCGAGAAAGAATGA
- the LOC120649133 gene encoding probable ion channel CASTOR isoform X1 produces the protein MPLDPDPSSPPPPAHHRDWFFPPAPPFLPSSRARTPRTPFPSTYRSSKPCSVYSFADRRPLPTPRSRSRSPHPPPEQQQQQQTPPPPSAPRRRDPRYAGVRRDDARTAASVKAAPPTAAPVHGRKPAASAITPRWSGMLSAAVILLCLASLLRRNFSLHDQVYHLQEQLAVATAKLQSCIVGSSLDMSDIDFLYQDDNITMPNRSLKNFSLLISLSVLYAPLVILKYIDLVSKIRSSRDSEEVPINKRFAYRVDIFLSLHPYAKPLVLLVATLLLIALGGLALYGVTDDSLTDCLWLSWTFVADSGNHANAVGFGPKLVSVSISIGGMLVFAMMLGLVTDSISEKFDSLRKGRSEVIEQSHTLILGWSDKLGSLLNQIAIANESLGGGTIVVMAERDKEEMEADIAKMEFDLKGTAVICRSGSPLILADLKKVSVSKARAIVVLAEEGNADQSDARALRTVLSLTGVKEGLRGHIVVELSDLDNEVLVKLVGGDLVETVVAHDVIGRLMIQCARQPGLAQIWEDILGFENCEFYIKRWPKLDGMRFEDVLISFPDAIPCGIKVASHGGKIILNPDDCYVLQEGDEVIVIAEDDDTYAPAPLPKVRRGYLPKDFVVPKSPERILFCGWRRDIEDMIMVLDAFLAPGSELWMFNEVPEVDRERKLIDGGLDFSRLDNITLVHREGNAVIRRHLESLPLESFDSILILADESVEDSAIQADSRSLATLLLIRDIQAKRLPYREAMVSHVPGGAFSEGSWIGEMQQASDKSVIISEILDPRTKNLLSMSKISDYVLSNELVSMALAMVAEDRQINDVLEELFAEQGNEMQIRPSDLYLRDEEELNFFEIVLRARQRKEIVIGYRLEGAERAIINPTDKVSRRRWSPKDVFVVISEKE, from the exons ATGCCCCTGGACCCCGacccctcgtcgccgccgccgccggcgcaccaCCGCGACTGGTTCTtccccccggcgccgccgttcCTCCCCTCCTCCAGAGCCCGAACCCCCAGGACTCCCTTCCCCTCCACCTACCGCTCCTCCAAGCCCTGCTCCGTCTATTCCTTCGCCGACCGCCGGCCGCTTCCTACACCACGCTCCCGCTCGCGCTCCCCGCACCCAccgccggagcagcagcagcagcagcagacgccgccgcctccgtccgcgccgcgccgccgcgaccccCGGTACGCCGGCGTTCGCCGCGATGATGCCCGTACGGCTGCCTCAGTGAAAGCCGCGCCCCCGACGGCCGCGCCGGTGCACGGGAGGAAGCCGGCAGCATCGGCGATCACCCCGCGATGGTCGGGGATGCTCTCAGCGGCG GTTATTTTACTGTGCTTAGCCTCCCTTCTCCGTAGGAACTTCTCATTACACGATCAGGTTTACCATCTGCAG GAACAGCTCGCGGTAGCTACAGCAAAACTTCAGTCATGTATTGTAGGCTCCTCATTGGATATGAGCGACATTGATTTTCTGTATCAGGATGACAATATTACCATGCCAAACAGAAGTCTTAAGAACTTTTCCCTGCTTATCTCCCTTTCTGTACTATATGCGCCACTGGTAATTCTCAAGTACATAGACCTCGTGTCAAAGATAAGGAGTTCACGTGACTCCGAAGAAGTTCCCATAAACAAGCGGTTCGCATACAGAGTTGATATATTTTTATCACTTCACCCGTATGCTAAACCGTTGGTTCTACTTGTTGCTACATTGTTACTAATTGCTCTTGGCGGGCTGGCTCTGTATGGTGTGACTGATGATAGCTTAACTGATTGTCTTTGGCTGTCCTGGACCTTCGTTGCTGACTCGGGGAACCATGCCAACGCTGTGGGTTTTGGACCTAAGCTGGTTTCAGTTTCAATTAGTATTGGTGGGATGTTGGTTTTTGCCATGATGCTTGGTCTTGTCACCGATTCAATCTCTGAGAAGTTTGATTCTTTGAGGAAAGGAAGAAGTGAAGTCATAGAGCAGAGCCACACTCTGATTCTTGGATGGAGCGACAAGTTG GGATCTTTGCTGAATCAAATAGCTATTGCTAATGAAAGCTTGGGAGGTGGGACCATTGTAGTGATGGCAGAGAGAGACAAAGAGGAAATGGAAGCAGACATTGCTAAAATGGAGTTTGACTTGAAAGGAACAGCTGTAATATGTAGAAGTGGAAGCCCTCTGATTCTCGCTGACTTGAAAAAG GTCTCAGTTTCAAAGGCGCGGGCAATTGTGGTTCTAGCCGAAGAAGGAAATGCTGACCAG AGTGATGCACGGGCATTGCGAACAGTCTTGAGTTTAACTGGGGTTAAAGAGGGACTAAGAGGTCACATAGTAGTTGAGCTTAGTGACCTTGACAATGAAGTTCTAGTCAAGCTTGTTGGTGGAGATCTCGTGGAAACTGTTGTTGCACATGATGTGATCGGTCGATTGATGATACAGTGTGCGCGCCAGCCAGGCCTTGCTCAG ATATGGGAAGATATTCTTGGCTTCGAGAACTGTGAATTCTACATTAAGAGATGGCCTAAGTTGGATGGAATGCGATTTGAAGATGTGCTGATTAGCTTTCCTGATGCTATTCCATGTGGCATAAAAGTGGCATCTCATGGGGGCAAGATTATTTTGAATCCTGATGATTGTTATGTTTTGCAAGAGGGTGATGAGGTGATAGTAATTGCAGAAGATGATGACACATATGCCCCAGCACCGTTGCCCAAG GTTAGGAGAGGGTATCTGCCTAAAGATTTTGTTGTTCCAAAGTCTCCAGAAAGAATATTGTTTTGTGGTTGGCGCCGTGATATAGAAGATATGATAATG GTACTTGATGCTTTCCTTGCGCCAGGATCAGAGTTGTGGATGTTTAACGAAGTCCCTGAGGTTGACAGGGAAAGAAAGCTAATTGATGGAGGTCTGGACTTCAGTCGTCTAGATAATATTACTTTGGTGCATCGTGAAGGAAATGCTGTCATTCGCCGTCACCTGGAGAGCCTCCCTTTAGAATCATTTGATTCT ATCCTGATTTTGGCAGATGAATCTGTAGAAGATTCAGCAATCCAAGCTGACTCAAGGTCACTTGCAACATTACTGCTGATCAGAGATATTCAG GCAAAGCGGCTTCCATACAGGGAAGCGATGGTTTCACATGTTCCCGGAGGGGCCTTCTCTGAAGGTTCTTGGATTGGGGAAATGCAACAAGCATCTGACAAATCTGTTATAATCAGTGAGATTTTGGATCCTAGGACAAAAAATTTGTTGTCAATGTCTAAAATCAGTGACTATGTTCTTTCAAATGAACTCGTTAGCATGGCGTTGGCAATGGTTGCAGAAGATCGGCAGATAAATGATGTCTTGGAGGAGCTCTTTGCCGAACAG GGAAATGAAATGCAAATACGACCATCCGATCTGTACCTTAGAGATGAAGAGGAGTTAAATTTCTTTGAGATCGTTTTACGTGCTAGACAGAGGAAAGAGATTGTCATTGGGTACCGTCTTGAAGGAGCTGAGCGTGCCATAATCAATCCAACAGACAAAGTTTCAAGGCGAAGGTGGTCGCCCAAGGATGTTTTTGTTGTTATATCCGAGAAAGAATGA
- the LOC120649136 gene encoding sister chromatid cohesion protein DCC1-like, which translates to MDAEMEDAETQAGIEWDGGGGGADAVLGLATGGASVSLCYHQAFGPHDDLVFLEAADDLLPDLLQGRVTVRGRPDEEAVLCTPSATYSMKFVGTSNSVFLIPPGEPSAPCLRPDNTNGDASAADAVAAAIKLAPGNIELVRTAPRLDKLRSLLRERPYILDEDLGDGFQHKKGLYTWQDLCKLIQASDGELLDGLNTLSAVEIDGFWRTVDANSVNTILDMILHNSVLHDWPLNAVPENDVLSVMESDGFTHKIVTHCLNRFGTKVEQEARSFWSLDEKRVCLQFARRVLGAGKMKLANFMDKWERSVPSGMCVDLQMLEGEVLCDKLGAETWVRAFSVADLPLTPADRFAALFSERLKWEWKDLQPYIRDLRVPGVSSEGLLIKYTRRTQPSSEAEPIFTAR; encoded by the exons ATGGATGCGGAGATGGAGGACGCGGAGACCCAGGCCGGGATCGagtgggacggcggcggcggcggagccgacGCTGTGCTGGGCCTTGCCACCGGGGGCGCCTCGGTGTCGCTGTGCTACCACCAGGCGTTCGGTCCCCACGACGACCTCGTCTTCCTCGAGGCCGCCGACGACCTCCTCCCTGACCTTCTACAAGGCCG GGTGACTGTAAGGGGGCGTCCTGATGAAGAAGCTGTTCTCTGCACACCTTCTGCAACGTATTCCATGAAGTTTGTTGGCACATCCAATTCTGTGTTTCTGATACCACCTGGGGAACCATCTGCTCCATGCTTAAGGCCTGATAATACCAACGGTGATGCTAGTGCAGCTGATGCAGTGGCTGCTGCCATTAAGTTAGCACCAGGGAACATTGAATTGGTTCGAACTGCTCCACGACTTGACAAACTGAGGAGCCTTCTCCGTGAGAGGCCCTACATACTTGATGAGGATCTTGGAGATGGCTTCCAGCATAAGAAGGGGCTATACACGTGGCAAGACCTCTGCAAACTTATCCAGGCCAGTGATGGCGAGCTGTTAGATGGACTGAATACCCTCTCGGCTGTTGAGATTGATGGATTCTGGAGGACAGTCGATGCCAATTCTGTGAACACGATTCTTGACATGATCCTGCACAATTCTGTGTTGCACGACTGGCCATTAAATGCAGTGCCTGAAAATGATGTGCTATCTGTCATGGAATCTGATGGTTTCACGCATAAGATTGTAACCCATTGCCTCAACAGATTTGGTACAAAGGTTGAGCAGGAAGCCAGAAGTTTTTGGAGCCTTGATGAGAAGCGTGTATGCTTACAATTTGCTAGGAGAGTGCTTGGTGCCGGAAAGATGAAGCTCGCCAACTTTATGGACAAATGGGAGAGAAGTGTTCCTTCAGGAATGTGTGTGGATCTTCAGATGCTCGAAGGGGAAGTGTTGTGTGACAAACTTGGGGCTGAGACCTGGGTGCGTGCTTTTAGTGTTGCCGATCTGCCGCTGACGCCCGCTGACAGGTTTGCAGCACTTTTCAGTGAGCGGCTAAAGTGGGAGTGGAAAGATCTGCAACCTTACATCAG GGACTTGCGTGTACCCGGTGTCTCTTCAGAAGGATTGCTTATCAAGTATACCAGAAGAACCCAACCAAGCTCTGAAGCTGAACCAATTTTTACTGCAAGATAA